The Acanthochromis polyacanthus isolate Apoly-LR-REF ecotype Palm Island chromosome 2, KAUST_Apoly_ChrSc, whole genome shotgun sequence genome contains a region encoding:
- the LOC110955785 gene encoding proteolipid protein 2, producing the protein MSENQENERRIVDVDSAFLKSRRGIVKLAEMGTLLVAFVCFTVGSVPKFTAATLLEFMITSFLLLFYVLKLNKRLTFFFWPLVDVFNSIFAAAYFIVLSLMALATYRVAGTLVGGIVCLISAGLLCVDSFTLFRNITFNKPRTEIQSQGNE; encoded by the exons ATGTCAGAGAATCAAGAGAATGAAAGAAGAATCGTGGATGTGGACAGTGCTTTCCTCAAATCCAGGAGGGGAATTGTGAAGTTAGCAGAGATG ggGACTCTGCTGGTGGCATTCGTGTGCTTCACTGTAGGATCTGTACCAAAGTTCACTGCAGCCACACTGTTGGAGTTTATGATCACctcttttcttctgctgttcTACGTGCTCAAACTCAACAAGAGGCTGACTTTCTTCTTTTGGCCTCTCGTT GACGTTTTCAATTCAATCTTTGCAGCAGCCTACTTTATTGTCTTGAGCTTGATGGCTTTGGCCACATACAGGGTTGCAGGAACGCTGGTTGGAGGG ATCGTGTGTCTCATATCTGCTGGGCTGCTGTGTGTGGACAGTTTCACACTTTTCAGGAACATCACATTCAACAAGCCAAGAACTGAAATCCAGAGTCAagggaatgaatga